A genome region from Mycobacteriales bacterium includes the following:
- a CDS encoding WYL domain-containing protein has product MAAAGDQLPRLLALVPWLLAHPGERVTDVAAEFGVTPTRLEADLNLLFVCGLPGHGPGDLIDVVYEGDRVSVHNADAISRPLRLTADEALALVVALRTLAEVPGVDASDAVRRALAKVESAVGGEAGPAGRVAVAVESEADVVSVATRGLEERRRIHLTYYVPGRDETTERDVDPMRLVLAGGRTYLEAWCRRVEDVRLFRLDRVLDLTLLDVPAEVPAEARPHDFSAGVFTAAPDDLLVTLELAAAARWVADYYPCESVEELPDGGLRVALRTPDTGWVRRLLLRLGAHGRVAAPDELAAQVRADAADALAAYDGG; this is encoded by the coding sequence ATGGCCGCCGCCGGCGACCAGCTGCCGCGCCTGCTCGCGCTGGTGCCATGGCTGCTCGCGCACCCGGGGGAGCGGGTCACCGACGTCGCCGCCGAGTTCGGGGTCACGCCCACCCGGCTCGAGGCCGACCTGAACCTGCTCTTCGTGTGCGGCCTCCCCGGGCACGGGCCGGGTGACCTGATCGACGTCGTCTACGAGGGTGACCGGGTCTCCGTGCACAACGCCGACGCCATCAGCCGGCCGTTGCGCCTCACCGCCGACGAGGCGCTCGCGCTGGTCGTGGCGCTGCGGACGCTGGCGGAGGTGCCCGGGGTCGACGCGAGTGACGCGGTCCGCCGCGCCCTGGCGAAGGTCGAGTCCGCCGTGGGGGGAGAGGCGGGTCCGGCCGGCCGCGTCGCGGTGGCGGTCGAGAGCGAGGCCGACGTCGTCTCCGTCGCTACCCGCGGCCTCGAGGAGCGGCGGCGGATACATCTCACCTACTACGTCCCCGGCCGCGACGAGACCACCGAGCGCGACGTCGACCCGATGCGGCTGGTCCTGGCCGGCGGCCGCACCTACCTCGAGGCGTGGTGCCGGAGGGTCGAGGACGTACGCCTCTTCCGGCTCGACCGCGTGCTCGACCTGACGCTGCTCGACGTCCCCGCCGAGGTGCCCGCGGAGGCACGGCCGCACGACTTCAGTGCCGGCGTGTTCACCGCTGCGCCCGACGACCTGCTCGTCACCCTGGAGCTCGCCGCAGCCGCCCGGTGGGTCGCCGACTACTACCCGTGCGAGTCGGTCGAGGAGCTGCCCGACGGCGGGCTGCGGGTAGCCCTGCGCACTCCCGACACCGGCTGGGTCCGCCGGCTGCTGCTGCGGCTCGGCGCGCACGGCCGTGTCGCCGCCCCCGACGAGCTCGCCGCACAGGTGCGCGCCGACGCCGCGGACGCCCTTGCGGCGTACGACGGGGGCTGA
- a CDS encoding WYL domain-containing protein, translated as MSARKTERLLNLVICLLATRRHLTAEQIRRAVPQYDDCASDEAFRRMFERDKEELRDLGIPLETGSDSVWDDEPGYRIARGDYELQDIALEADEAAAIGLAARLWQTAVLSEPASRAVLKLQAAGIETDGRVSGALEPRVEATEDAFAPLLAAVRAGQAVRFPYRPVGAAAAAERHVEPWGIVSWRGRWYAVGHDRDRGATRVFRLSRVTGDVRPVGAEGAVVPPADVDLVREVAGIAHEEPAATARLRVRAGRAADLRRNAQQESSAEGWDVVTHDYADADRFAEWIAGYGADVVVLEPAEVRDAVIRRLRAAAGAV; from the coding sequence GTGTCCGCCCGCAAGACCGAGCGGCTGCTCAACCTCGTGATCTGCCTGCTCGCCACCCGCCGGCACCTCACGGCCGAGCAGATCCGCCGCGCCGTCCCGCAGTACGACGACTGCGCGAGCGACGAGGCGTTCCGGCGGATGTTCGAGCGCGACAAGGAGGAGCTGCGCGACCTCGGCATCCCGCTGGAGACCGGCTCCGACAGCGTCTGGGACGACGAGCCGGGCTACCGGATCGCGCGGGGCGACTACGAGCTGCAGGACATCGCGCTGGAGGCCGACGAGGCCGCCGCGATCGGGCTGGCCGCCCGGTTGTGGCAGACGGCGGTGCTGTCAGAGCCGGCGTCGCGGGCGGTGCTGAAGCTGCAGGCCGCCGGGATCGAGACCGACGGGCGGGTCAGCGGCGCGCTCGAGCCGCGGGTAGAGGCGACCGAGGATGCGTTCGCGCCGCTGCTCGCCGCGGTGCGGGCCGGTCAGGCCGTCCGGTTCCCGTACCGCCCGGTGGGCGCGGCCGCCGCGGCCGAGCGCCACGTCGAGCCGTGGGGCATCGTCAGCTGGCGCGGTCGCTGGTACGCCGTCGGCCACGATCGCGACCGCGGGGCGACCCGGGTGTTCCGCCTCAGCCGGGTCACCGGGGACGTGCGACCGGTCGGCGCGGAGGGGGCCGTCGTGCCTCCCGCCGACGTCGACCTGGTCCGCGAGGTCGCCGGCATCGCGCACGAGGAACCCGCGGCAACCGCACGCCTGCGGGTCCGCGCCGGCCGCGCCGCCGACCTGCGTCGCAACGCGCAGCAGGAGAGCAGCGCGGAAGGCTGGGACGTCGTGACCCACGACTACGCCGATGCCGACCGCTTCGCGGAGTGGATCGCCGGCTACGGCGCCGACGTCGTGGTCCTCGAGCCGGCGGAGGTACGCGACGCCGTCATCCGGCGCCTGCGGGCAGCCGCAGGTGCGGTCTGA
- a CDS encoding 5'-3' exonuclease H3TH domain-containing protein, translated as MVLDAPSLYFRAFFGVPESVTAPDGTPINAVRGLVDMTAQLVRKYRPQRLVACMDADWRPAFRVAALPAYKAHRVGPGGGDQAPEALNVQVPIIEQVLAAVGIPCVGVAGFEADDVIGTLAEAHGGPVDVVTGDRDLFQLVRDDKPVRVLYTARGVARLDVVDEAAITEKYGVPGRSYGEFAMLRGDPSDGLPGVPGVGEKTAAALVTKYGTAAEAAQHEPKVARHADYVAAAEVVVRVVTDVPLPVYDDLLPTAPADPEGLVALCDRWGLDSALNRLGAALAWQHGGNG; from the coding sequence ATGGTGCTCGACGCACCTTCCCTTTACTTTCGTGCGTTTTTCGGCGTACCGGAGTCGGTGACCGCGCCCGACGGCACCCCGATCAACGCGGTCCGAGGGCTCGTTGACATGACCGCGCAGCTGGTCCGGAAGTACCGACCGCAGCGGCTGGTGGCGTGCATGGACGCCGACTGGCGGCCGGCGTTCCGGGTGGCCGCGCTCCCGGCGTACAAGGCTCACCGCGTCGGTCCGGGTGGCGGCGACCAGGCGCCGGAGGCGCTCAACGTGCAGGTGCCGATCATCGAGCAGGTGCTCGCCGCAGTCGGCATCCCGTGCGTGGGCGTTGCGGGCTTCGAGGCCGACGACGTCATCGGCACTCTGGCCGAGGCCCACGGCGGACCGGTCGACGTCGTCACCGGCGACCGTGACCTCTTCCAGCTGGTGCGCGACGACAAGCCGGTGCGGGTGCTCTACACCGCGCGTGGCGTTGCCCGGCTCGACGTGGTCGACGAGGCGGCGATCACCGAGAAGTACGGCGTGCCCGGCCGGTCCTACGGCGAGTTCGCGATGTTGCGCGGCGACCCGTCGGACGGCCTGCCCGGGGTTCCGGGGGTCGGCGAGAAGACGGCCGCGGCACTGGTCACGAAGTACGGCACGGCCGCGGAGGCGGCGCAGCACGAGCCGAAGGTGGCCCGGCACGCCGACTACGTGGCGGCTGCGGAGGTGGTCGTGCGCGTGGTGACCGACGTGCCGCTGCCGGTCTACGACGACCTGCTGCCGACCGCCCCGGCCGATCCCGAGGGGCTGGTCGCGCTGTGCGACCGCTGGGGTCTGGACAGCGCGTTGAACCGGCTCGGGGCCGCCCTTGCGTGGCAGCATGGAGGAAATGGCTGA
- a CDS encoding DEAD/DEAH box helicase, producing the protein MASPAERYSAARRRGQSPVLADFLARYSFGLDPFQDEACRALEAGRGVLVAAPTGAGKTVVGEFAAHLALQTGRKCFYTTPIKALSNQKYADLSAWHGPDDVGLLTGDNSINGDASVVVMTTEVLRNMLYAGSDTLRGLGYVVMDEVHYLADRFRGAVWEEVIIHLPDDVRLVSLSATVSNAEEFGEWLGEVRGDTAVIVEEHRPVPLWQSMLVGRRLYDLYADDAHSDVNPELLRVAREDDRFGRPGGSRRSRPGDRPRPRRGPWVPARPDVVEELDRAGMLPAITFIFSRQGCDQAVAQCLRAGLRLNSAAEARDVRHHVEQRTRDLPDEDLGVLGYHEWLDGLERGLAAHHAGMLPTFKEVVEELFVRGLVKAVFATETLALGINMPARTVVLERLSKWNGEAHVDITPGEYTQLTGRAGRRGIDVEGHAVVLYTPGVDPKHVAGLASTRTYPLRSSFRPSYNMAVNLVGKVGRHTARELLESSFAQFQADRSVVGLARQVRRNEEALEGYREAMTCDLGDFADYAGLRRRLTDREAELARRGAASRRAEAANALERLRTGDVIRIPAGRRAGLAVVLDPGLAEGLEGPRPTVLTADRQVKKLTVHDFPVPVEPLARVKVPKSFNSRNPKSRRDLVSSMRNTGVEEGTGRPRRQASGAADDPEIARLRAELRAHPCHRCPEREDHARWAERFHRLRRETDALERRVEGRTNTIARTFDRVCRLLQDGGYLDGDTVTPAGAQLARIYNDADLLVAECIRRRLWDGLSAPELAAVVSSVAYEARREEAGPPRLPGGRVRPTLTEMQRLWVRLKDAESDHRLNFLREPDAGFAWAAHRWASGHPLDTVLTETDLPAGDFVRWVKQLLDLLGQIEDVAEEPLRATARAAIRALDRGVVAYSSVG; encoded by the coding sequence GTGGCTTCCCCCGCCGAGCGTTACTCCGCCGCTCGGCGGCGCGGCCAGTCGCCGGTGCTGGCCGACTTCCTCGCCCGCTACTCCTTCGGCCTCGACCCGTTCCAGGACGAGGCCTGCCGCGCCCTGGAGGCGGGCCGCGGCGTGCTCGTCGCCGCCCCGACCGGCGCCGGCAAGACGGTGGTCGGTGAGTTCGCGGCCCACCTGGCGCTGCAGACCGGACGCAAGTGCTTCTACACGACGCCGATCAAGGCCTTGTCGAACCAGAAGTACGCCGACCTGTCGGCCTGGCACGGGCCTGATGACGTGGGCCTGCTGACCGGGGACAACTCGATCAACGGCGACGCCTCGGTGGTCGTCATGACGACCGAGGTGCTGCGCAACATGCTCTACGCCGGGTCGGACACGCTGCGCGGACTCGGCTATGTCGTCATGGACGAGGTGCACTACCTGGCCGACCGGTTCCGGGGCGCGGTCTGGGAAGAGGTGATCATCCACCTGCCGGACGACGTACGCCTGGTCTCGCTGTCGGCCACGGTGAGCAACGCCGAGGAGTTCGGCGAGTGGCTCGGTGAGGTGCGGGGCGACACGGCCGTGATCGTGGAGGAGCACCGGCCGGTGCCGCTGTGGCAGTCGATGCTGGTCGGCCGCCGGCTCTACGACCTCTACGCCGACGACGCGCACAGCGACGTCAACCCCGAGCTGCTGCGGGTGGCCCGCGAGGACGACCGGTTCGGCCGGCCCGGTGGGTCGCGGCGCAGCCGGCCCGGCGACCGGCCACGGCCCCGGCGAGGCCCGTGGGTACCGGCCCGGCCCGACGTGGTCGAGGAGCTCGACCGCGCGGGCATGCTGCCCGCGATCACCTTCATCTTCAGCCGGCAGGGCTGTGACCAGGCGGTGGCGCAGTGCCTGCGCGCCGGGTTGCGGCTCAACTCGGCCGCCGAGGCCCGCGACGTCCGCCACCACGTCGAGCAGCGGACCCGGGACCTACCCGACGAGGACCTCGGCGTCCTGGGCTACCACGAGTGGCTCGACGGGCTCGAGCGCGGGCTCGCCGCCCACCACGCCGGCATGCTGCCGACGTTCAAGGAAGTGGTCGAGGAGCTGTTCGTCCGGGGGCTGGTCAAGGCGGTCTTCGCCACCGAGACCCTGGCACTCGGCATCAACATGCCCGCGCGCACGGTCGTGCTCGAGCGCCTGTCGAAGTGGAACGGCGAGGCCCACGTCGACATCACGCCGGGGGAGTACACCCAGCTCACCGGTCGCGCCGGCCGGCGCGGGATCGACGTCGAAGGGCACGCCGTCGTGCTCTACACGCCGGGCGTCGACCCCAAGCACGTCGCCGGCCTCGCCTCCACCCGCACCTATCCGCTGCGCTCCAGCTTCCGCCCGTCGTACAACATGGCCGTCAACCTCGTCGGCAAGGTCGGCCGGCACACCGCGCGCGAGCTGCTGGAGTCGTCGTTCGCGCAGTTCCAGGCCGACCGCTCGGTCGTCGGCCTGGCCCGCCAGGTGCGCCGCAACGAAGAGGCGCTCGAGGGCTACCGCGAGGCGATGACCTGCGACCTGGGCGACTTCGCGGACTACGCGGGACTGCGGCGTCGCCTCACCGACCGCGAGGCCGAGCTGGCCCGGCGGGGCGCCGCGTCACGGCGGGCCGAGGCAGCGAACGCGCTGGAGCGGCTGCGGACCGGCGACGTGATCCGGATCCCCGCCGGCCGACGGGCGGGGCTCGCGGTCGTCCTCGACCCCGGCCTGGCCGAGGGGCTCGAGGGTCCGCGCCCGACCGTGCTCACGGCGGACCGGCAGGTGAAGAAGCTGACCGTGCACGACTTCCCGGTGCCGGTCGAACCGCTCGCGCGGGTCAAGGTGCCGAAGAGCTTCAACTCCCGCAACCCGAAGAGCCGGCGGGACCTGGTCTCGAGCATGCGCAACACCGGAGTCGAGGAGGGCACCGGCCGGCCCCGGCGGCAGGCGTCGGGCGCGGCCGACGACCCGGAGATCGCCCGGTTGCGTGCCGAGCTGCGCGCCCACCCGTGCCACCGGTGCCCCGAGCGCGAGGACCACGCCCGCTGGGCCGAACGTTTCCACCGGCTGCGCCGGGAGACCGATGCGCTCGAACGTCGCGTCGAGGGCCGCACCAACACCATCGCCCGCACCTTCGACCGCGTGTGCCGGCTGCTCCAGGACGGTGGTTACCTCGACGGCGACACGGTGACTCCGGCCGGCGCGCAGCTCGCGCGCATCTACAACGACGCCGACCTGCTCGTCGCCGAGTGCATTCGCCGGCGGCTCTGGGACGGGCTGTCCGCGCCGGAGCTGGCCGCCGTCGTGTCCTCGGTGGCCTACGAGGCCCGCCGCGAGGAAGCCGGGCCGCCGAGGCTGCCCGGTGGCCGGGTGCGCCCCACCCTCACCGAGATGCAGCGGCTGTGGGTGCGGCTCAAGGACGCCGAGAGCGACCACCGGCTCAACTTCCTGCGCGAGCCCGACGCGGGTTTCGCCTGGGCGGCGCACCGCTGGGCGAGCGGCCACCCGCTCGACACCGTGCTCACGGAGACCGACCTGCCGGCGGGCGACTTCGTGCGCTGGGTCAAGCAGCTGCTCGACCTGCTCGGTCAGATCGAGGACGTCGCCGAGGAACCGTTACGTGCGACCGCCCGCGCGGCGATCCGGGCCCTGGACCGCGGTGTGGTGGCCTACTCCTCGGTCGGCTGA
- a CDS encoding glycerol-3-phosphate dehydrogenase/oxidase has protein sequence MADGPFTLRNRQDAIASATDGVLDVLVVGLGATGAGVALDAASRGLRLAAVEMGDLASGTSSKSSKLIHGGLRYLEHYEFGLVLEGVTERQLLMRLAPHLVRAMDFVYPVWPDTAKRRLLGLGMTTYDVFAGMRNVRRHDRITAEEAIALAPALDGSGCAYAYVYGDSATDDARLVLAVVRAARSFGASVLTYTEATGLLFDGDGSVCGATVTDRLSGDSYEIRARHVVNATGVWVDRLLGMANPGRGDLVQPSKGVHLVVPHARLPLDDASVLLPSKQGDQRSMFAIPWGRQTILGTTDTPYDGALDEVSVTQDDLDYVLAAGNAVFDRGLTADDVVGAWAGVRPLLRSGDDPESMSDVSRRHVLFDDDNGLLTITGGKLTTFRRMAKDVVDRIVERDDKKARCRTDEINLGMHHRLADFIREVTVVADQLGLSEQVAKLLVRQHGDHAPDVLSLVAADPSLGEPLSPAADHIAAEVVYAARAEGAATLDDVFSRRTRLSLRDRDAALPSAGRAARLLAEEFGYDERWVAGQLDAYVDAVRTERGVVGLPTPSAA, from the coding sequence ATGGCTGACGGTCCGTTCACGCTGCGCAACCGCCAGGACGCGATCGCGTCCGCGACCGACGGGGTGCTCGACGTCCTCGTCGTGGGGTTGGGCGCCACCGGCGCCGGCGTCGCGCTCGACGCGGCCAGCCGCGGTCTGCGGCTCGCCGCCGTGGAGATGGGCGACCTCGCCAGCGGCACCAGCAGCAAGTCGAGCAAGCTCATCCACGGCGGCCTGCGCTACCTGGAGCACTACGAGTTCGGCCTCGTGCTCGAGGGCGTCACGGAGCGCCAGCTGCTGATGCGCCTCGCGCCCCACCTCGTGCGGGCGATGGACTTCGTCTACCCGGTCTGGCCCGACACCGCGAAGCGGCGCCTGCTCGGCCTCGGCATGACGACCTACGACGTCTTCGCGGGCATGCGCAACGTCCGCCGGCATGACCGCATCACCGCCGAGGAGGCGATCGCGCTCGCGCCGGCCCTCGACGGTTCGGGTTGCGCCTACGCCTACGTCTACGGCGACTCCGCCACCGACGACGCCCGGCTGGTGCTCGCCGTCGTGCGGGCGGCCCGTAGCTTCGGGGCGAGCGTGCTGACCTACACCGAGGCGACCGGCCTGCTCTTCGACGGCGACGGCTCGGTGTGCGGGGCGACCGTGACCGACCGGCTGAGCGGTGACTCCTACGAGATCCGCGCGCGGCACGTCGTCAACGCCACGGGCGTGTGGGTCGACCGCCTGCTCGGGATGGCCAACCCGGGTCGCGGCGACCTCGTGCAGCCGAGCAAGGGCGTGCACCTCGTCGTACCCCACGCACGGTTGCCGCTCGACGACGCGAGCGTGCTGCTGCCGAGCAAGCAGGGCGACCAGCGGTCGATGTTCGCGATCCCCTGGGGCCGCCAGACGATCCTCGGCACCACCGACACGCCGTACGACGGCGCCCTCGACGAGGTGTCGGTGACGCAGGACGACCTCGACTACGTGCTCGCCGCCGGCAACGCCGTCTTCGACCGCGGGCTGACCGCCGACGACGTCGTGGGCGCCTGGGCGGGCGTGCGGCCGCTGCTGCGTTCGGGCGACGACCCCGAGTCGATGAGCGACGTCTCCCGGCGCCACGTGCTCTTCGACGACGACAACGGCCTGCTGACGATCACCGGCGGCAAGCTCACCACCTTCCGCCGGATGGCCAAGGACGTCGTCGACCGCATCGTGGAACGCGACGACAAGAAGGCCCGCTGCCGCACCGACGAGATCAACCTGGGGATGCACCACCGGCTGGCCGACTTCATCCGGGAGGTCACGGTGGTCGCCGACCAGCTCGGCCTTTCCGAGCAGGTGGCCAAGCTCCTGGTGCGCCAGCACGGCGACCACGCGCCCGACGTGCTCTCGCTCGTGGCGGCCGACCCGTCGCTCGGCGAGCCCCTGTCTCCCGCCGCCGACCACATCGCGGCCGAGGTCGTCTACGCGGCCCGCGCCGAGGGTGCGGCGACGCTCGACGACGTGTTCAGCCGCCGCACGCGGTTGTCGTTGCGCGATCGCGACGCGGCCCTGCCGTCGGCCGGCCGGGCCGCGCGGCTGCTCGCCGAGGAGTTCGGTTACGACGAGCGGTGGGTGGCGGGGCAGCTCGACGCCTACGTCGACGCCGTACGCACCGAGCGTGGCGTCGTCGGCCTGCCGACGCCCTCCGCGGCCTGA
- a CDS encoding DUF3866 family protein encodes MIRWRAGQVRAIARSWPGAVELDVEVDDGVMRALAYPSLVGHPGVGDTVLLNTTALDLGLGTGGYALVVALPERLPSDTDEPGHLVKARYTPMQTVVLGVDEQDSPHHPLLADGDDIAAMPVVVADLHSALPAVVAGLRDRRPDARVVYVMTDGGALPLWFSRTVAALRDAGWLAGAVTVGQAYGGDVEAVTVHTGLLAARLVLGADVAVVAQGPGNLGTGTRWGFSGVTAGEAVNAAAVLGGRPIAALRVSEADTRERHRGVSHHSLTAYGRVALVPADVAVPLLDGDLGARVREQVVALGERHRLVEVAVDGLYDALRGTPVPLSTMGRGLDADPSYFLAQAAAGRHAAALLTSTR; translated from the coding sequence GTGATCCGGTGGCGAGCGGGGCAGGTGCGCGCCATCGCCCGTTCCTGGCCTGGTGCCGTCGAGCTGGACGTCGAGGTCGACGACGGGGTGATGCGAGCGCTGGCCTACCCCTCGCTCGTCGGGCATCCGGGCGTGGGGGACACGGTCCTGCTGAACACGACCGCTCTCGACCTGGGTCTGGGCACGGGCGGCTACGCCCTGGTCGTCGCGCTGCCCGAGCGGTTGCCATCCGACACGGACGAGCCCGGGCACCTGGTCAAGGCGCGCTACACGCCGATGCAGACGGTGGTGCTCGGCGTCGACGAGCAGGACTCGCCGCACCACCCGCTTCTCGCGGACGGCGACGACATCGCCGCGATGCCGGTCGTCGTCGCCGACCTGCACTCGGCTCTCCCCGCCGTGGTCGCGGGTCTGCGCGATCGCCGGCCGGACGCCCGCGTCGTCTACGTCATGACCGACGGCGGGGCGCTGCCGCTCTGGTTCTCGCGCACGGTGGCCGCACTGCGTGACGCGGGCTGGCTCGCCGGCGCGGTCACGGTCGGACAGGCCTACGGCGGCGACGTCGAGGCCGTGACCGTGCATACCGGTCTGCTGGCCGCCCGCCTGGTGCTCGGCGCGGACGTCGCGGTCGTGGCCCAGGGGCCGGGCAACCTCGGCACCGGCACGCGCTGGGGTTTCTCCGGCGTCACCGCGGGTGAGGCGGTCAACGCGGCGGCGGTGCTCGGCGGGCGCCCGATCGCCGCCCTACGGGTCAGCGAGGCCGACACCCGGGAGCGGCACCGTGGGGTGTCACACCACTCGCTCACGGCCTACGGCCGGGTCGCTCTCGTTCCGGCGGACGTCGCCGTCCCGTTGCTGGACGGCGACCTCGGCGCCCGGGTGCGAGAGCAGGTGGTCGCGTTGGGCGAGCGGCACCGGCTCGTCGAGGTCGCCGTCGACGGTTTGTACGACGCGCTGCGCGGGACTCCCGTCCCGTTGTCGACCATGGGCCGCGGGCTCGACGCCGATCCGTCGTACTTCCTCGCGCAGGCGGCGGCCGGGCGGCACGCCGCCGCGCTGCTCACATCGACGCGATGA
- the tatA gene encoding Sec-independent protein translocase subunit TatA, with product MGEFSPWHLLIVAVVFVVLFGAKKLPDAARSIGRSMRILKAEVKTLHEDETPTAMPPAPVATSAPVAPPPAIEATAQPVAAPAAPAAPAAQPAASQHSESV from the coding sequence ATGGGCGAGTTCAGCCCGTGGCACCTGCTCATCGTCGCCGTTGTCTTCGTCGTGCTGTTCGGCGCGAAGAAGCTGCCCGATGCGGCCAGGTCCATCGGCCGCTCGATGCGGATCTTGAAGGCCGAGGTCAAGACCCTCCACGAGGACGAGACCCCGACCGCTATGCCGCCGGCTCCGGTCGCGACATCGGCACCCGTTGCCCCGCCGCCGGCGATCGAGGCAACGGCGCAGCCGGTCGCCGCACCCGCGGCCCCGGCAGCACCCGCCGCGCAGCCGGCCGCGTCGCAGCACTCCGAGAGCGTCTGA
- the tatC gene encoding twin-arginine translocase subunit TatC — MTLVEHLGELRSRLFKSCVAVVITSVGAFAVHERILLFLTKPYCKLPEAHRLTGGHDCSLIVTGVLEGFQVSLKVSLYAGILVAAPIWLYQLWRFITPGLLSNERKYALTFVGASTALFAGGVAMAYLMLGYGLEFLLGFASGNLTPALKIDSYLSFMTTFAMAFGLAFEFPLTLVLLNLAGVLSYARMRSWWRGIVFGIFAFSAVATPTGDPFTMSGMALPMCLLFGVALLIARSHDARKARQEAEAPYANVPDDEATPLEMEPSQ; from the coding sequence ATGACGCTCGTCGAGCACCTCGGCGAGCTGCGCTCCCGGCTCTTCAAGTCCTGCGTCGCGGTCGTCATCACCTCAGTTGGTGCGTTCGCCGTCCACGAACGCATCCTGCTGTTCCTCACCAAGCCCTACTGCAAGCTGCCGGAGGCGCACCGCCTGACCGGCGGGCACGACTGCTCGCTGATCGTCACCGGCGTGCTCGAGGGCTTCCAGGTGAGCCTGAAGGTGTCGCTGTACGCCGGCATCCTGGTCGCCGCACCGATCTGGCTCTACCAGCTGTGGCGCTTCATCACGCCGGGGCTGCTCTCCAACGAGCGCAAGTACGCGTTGACGTTCGTCGGCGCGTCGACCGCGCTGTTCGCCGGCGGCGTGGCGATGGCCTACCTGATGCTGGGTTACGGCCTGGAGTTCCTGCTCGGGTTCGCGTCGGGCAACCTGACGCCCGCACTGAAGATCGACAGCTACCTGTCGTTCATGACGACCTTTGCGATGGCCTTCGGCCTGGCGTTCGAGTTCCCGCTGACGCTCGTCCTGCTCAACCTGGCCGGCGTGCTGTCCTATGCGCGCATGCGCAGCTGGTGGCGCGGAATCGTGTTCGGCATCTTCGCGTTCTCCGCCGTCGCCACGCCGACCGGCGACCCGTTCACGATGTCGGGCATGGCGCTGCCCATGTGCCTGCTGTTCGGTGTCGCGCTGCTGATCGCCCGCTCGCACGACGCCCGCAAGGCACGCCAGGAGGCGGAGGCGCCCTACGCCAACGTGCCCGACGACGAGGCGACGCCGCTGGAGATGGAGCCCTCGCAGTAG
- the pafA gene encoding Pup--protein ligase codes for RIFGLENEYGVTCTFRGQRRLSPDEVARYLFRRVVSWGRSSNVFLKNGARLYLDVGSHPEYATPECDTVVDLVTHDKAGERILEGLLMDAERRLREEGIAGDIYLFKNNTDSAGNSYGCHENYLVGRHGEFSRLADVLIPFLVSRQIICGAGKVLQTPRGAVYCVSQRAEHIWEGVSSATTRSRPIINTRDEPHADAERFRRLHVIVGDSNMSETTNLLKIGTTDLVLRMLEAGVVMRDLTLDNAIRAIREISHDMTGRRRVKLANGREASALEIQLEYYAKANDFVQRRGGDATAERVLDLWGRTLTAIESGDLDPVAREIDWITKYQLIERYRAKHNLPLSSPRVAQLDLAYHDVNRDRGLYYLLERKGAVARVSTDLAVFEAKSVPPQTTRARLRGDFIKRAQDKRRDFTVDWVHLKLNDQAQRTVLCKDPFRAVDERVDKLIASM; via the coding sequence CGCATCTTCGGGCTGGAGAACGAGTACGGCGTCACGTGCACGTTCCGGGGCCAGCGCCGCCTGAGCCCCGACGAGGTCGCCCGCTACCTCTTCCGACGCGTCGTGTCCTGGGGCCGGTCGAGCAACGTCTTCCTGAAGAACGGCGCGCGGCTCTACCTCGACGTCGGCAGCCACCCGGAGTACGCCACCCCGGAGTGCGACACCGTCGTCGACCTCGTCACGCACGACAAGGCGGGGGAGCGGATCCTCGAAGGTCTGCTCATGGACGCCGAGCGGCGGTTGCGCGAGGAGGGCATCGCCGGCGATATCTACCTGTTCAAGAACAACACCGACTCCGCCGGCAACTCCTACGGGTGCCACGAGAACTACCTGGTCGGCCGGCACGGGGAGTTCAGCCGGCTGGCCGACGTACTCATCCCGTTCCTCGTCAGCCGGCAGATCATCTGCGGCGCCGGGAAGGTGCTGCAGACCCCGCGCGGCGCCGTCTACTGCGTGAGCCAGCGGGCGGAGCACATCTGGGAGGGCGTGAGCAGCGCCACCACGCGCAGCCGCCCGATCATCAACACCCGCGACGAGCCGCACGCCGACGCCGAGAGGTTCCGCCGCCTGCACGTGATCGTCGGCGACTCCAACATGAGTGAGACCACGAACCTGCTGAAGATCGGCACCACCGACCTCGTGCTGCGGATGCTCGAGGCGGGCGTGGTCATGCGCGACCTGACCCTCGACAACGCGATCCGGGCGATTCGCGAGATCAGCCACGACATGACCGGTCGGCGGCGGGTCAAGCTCGCCAACGGTCGCGAGGCCAGCGCGCTGGAGATCCAGCTCGAGTACTACGCCAAGGCCAACGACTTCGTGCAGCGCCGGGGCGGCGACGCGACGGCGGAGCGGGTGCTCGACCTCTGGGGCCGCACCCTCACCGCGATCGAGTCCGGTGACCTGGACCCGGTCGCCCGCGAGATCGACTGGATCACCAAGTACCAGCTGATCGAGCGCTACCGGGCCAAGCACAACCTGCCGCTGTCGAGCCCCCGCGTCGCGCAGCTCGACCTCGCCTACCACGACGTCAACCGCGACCGCGGCCTCTACTACCTGCTCGAGCGCAAGGGCGCGGTCGCGCGGGTCAGCACCGACCTCGCGGTCTTCGAGGCGAAGTCGGTACCGCCGCAGACGACGCGGGCCCGCCTGCGCGGCGACTTCATCAAGCGGGCGCAGGACAAGCGCCGCGACTTCACCGTCGACTGGGTGCACCTCAAGCTCAACGACCAGGCCCAACGCACCGTGCTGTGCAAGGACCCGTTCCGCGCGGTCGACGAACGCGTCGACAAGCTCATCGCGTCGATGTGA